The proteins below are encoded in one region of Tessaracoccus aquimaris:
- the dhaK gene encoding dihydroxyacetone kinase subunit DhaK: MKKLINNPDNVIADALKGIAASDKDVRVDFENRVIYRATPKDGGKVAIISGGGSGHEPMHGGFVGTGMLDAACAGEVFTSPTPDQMLAATTTVDNGAGVLHIVKNYTGDVMNFEMAAELAADAGIEVATVVVADDVAVQDSLYTAGRRGVGTTVLLEKIVGAAAEEGGDLASIQALAQKVADNGRSMGMALTSCTVPSAGKPTFDLPENEMEIGIGIHGEPGRHREPIGDAHSVAEQLVQPILADLDFTGAPVIAMLNGMGGTPLIELYVMYAEVIALLEDAGVKVERNLVGNYITSLEMAGCSLTLLRADDEMIRLWDAPVQSAGLRWGL; this comes from the coding sequence GTGAAGAAGCTCATCAACAACCCCGACAACGTGATCGCAGACGCCCTGAAGGGCATCGCCGCCTCGGACAAGGACGTCCGGGTCGACTTCGAGAATCGCGTGATCTACCGGGCAACCCCGAAGGACGGCGGAAAGGTCGCCATCATCTCCGGCGGCGGCTCCGGCCACGAGCCCATGCACGGCGGCTTCGTCGGCACGGGCATGCTCGACGCGGCCTGCGCGGGCGAGGTGTTCACCTCCCCCACCCCCGACCAGATGCTCGCCGCCACCACCACCGTTGACAACGGCGCGGGCGTGCTCCACATCGTCAAGAACTACACCGGCGACGTGATGAACTTCGAGATGGCCGCCGAACTCGCCGCAGACGCGGGCATCGAGGTCGCGACCGTCGTCGTCGCCGATGACGTCGCCGTCCAGGACTCGCTCTACACCGCGGGTCGACGCGGCGTCGGCACGACCGTCCTCCTCGAGAAGATCGTCGGCGCCGCGGCCGAGGAGGGCGGCGACCTCGCCTCCATCCAGGCGCTCGCGCAGAAGGTCGCAGACAACGGCCGCTCGATGGGCATGGCGCTCACCTCGTGCACCGTCCCGTCCGCTGGCAAGCCGACCTTCGACCTGCCCGAGAACGAGATGGAGATCGGCATCGGCATCCACGGCGAGCCGGGCCGACACCGCGAGCCCATCGGCGACGCCCACTCGGTCGCCGAGCAACTGGTCCAGCCCATCCTCGCCGACCTTGATTTCACCGGCGCACCCGTCATCGCCATGCTCAACGGCATGGGAGGCACGCCGCTGATCGAGCTGTACGTGATGTACGCCGAGGTGATCGCCCTCCTCGAGGACGCCGGGGTAAAGGTCGAGCGCAACCTTGTCGGCAACTACATCACCAGCCTCGAGATGGCCGGCTGCTCGTTGACGCTGCTTCGCGCGGACGACGAGATGATTCGCCTGTGGGACGCCCCCGTCCAGTCCGCGGGGCTACGGTGGGGCCTGTGA